The following are encoded in a window of Vibrio sp. SCSIO 43136 genomic DNA:
- the ptsP gene encoding phosphoenolpyruvate--protein phosphotransferase, with protein MKTFSFSCELPNGVHARPASHVEALCNQFDSDITWQNQRTGMSGSAKSVLSLIGTDTLLGDECLITIDGQDEESALNQIKQFIVNEFPHCDAPLKTDEGDDDSELAPLPRNFSNLKTDHVRGRAVSEGIGRGSLTVMGAVNFDALDNLPDAESLNVEQQKLEIGVESVIKSITIQLKAAAHTEGEVLNAHLSIARDDEFQQTLNSNLVEGRSCADAVIATAKYFGEMMKNSSSNYMRERELDIRDVCYQLLQSIYGNERFASQTKLTEPTVCLADDLTPSQFLELDKPLLKGLILSHGGSTSHTVILARSFAIPTIVGLDAAKLGQHIGNQVIVDGHLGAVVTEITEPAERYYAQEQKVKEIVATRQAKFRNLAATSADGKVLEVAANIAHSVEAPQAFAHGAEAVGLFRTEMLYMDRTSAPDEDELYNIFCQACEAANGKTIIVRTIDIGGDKPVDYLNIPAENNPFLGYRAVRIYPEFIEMFKTQLRAILRASAHGNLKIMIPMISSLEEILWVKDILAEVRQELRKNGLPFAEKVPLGIMLEVPSVAFIIDQFCEEVDFFSIGSNDLTQYLMAVDRDNAKVAASYNSLNPAFLRTLDHVVREVHRHGKWVGLCGELGAKGSVLPLLVGLGLDEISMSAPSIAATKERISKLDSRECRQLLNKAMDCRTIQEVEHVLAQFRMTQTEAPMVAKDCITLDRDLRSKEEVIKTLADNLFITGRCRYPNKLADDLWAREDVFSTGLGFGFAIPHTKSEHIEQSAISVCRLAKPIAWGDEEAQFIIMLTLNKHAAGDQHMKIFSKLARKIMHADFREQLMSAETDLQVEELLKQELELS; from the coding sequence ATGAAAACATTCTCTTTCTCTTGCGAATTACCCAATGGTGTCCATGCTCGACCTGCGAGTCATGTAGAAGCCTTATGTAATCAATTTGATTCGGATATTACCTGGCAAAACCAACGCACAGGAATGAGTGGCAGTGCTAAAAGCGTATTGTCGCTAATTGGTACTGATACTTTGCTTGGTGATGAGTGTTTAATCACTATTGATGGGCAAGATGAAGAGTCTGCATTGAACCAAATCAAGCAGTTTATCGTTAACGAGTTTCCTCACTGTGATGCACCGTTAAAAACCGACGAAGGTGATGATGATTCTGAGTTAGCGCCACTGCCGCGTAACTTTTCTAACCTTAAAACCGACCATGTTCGAGGCCGAGCTGTCAGCGAAGGCATTGGCCGAGGCAGCCTAACCGTCATGGGAGCGGTCAATTTTGATGCTTTGGACAACTTGCCTGACGCAGAATCGCTCAACGTTGAACAGCAAAAACTTGAGATTGGTGTCGAGTCGGTGATTAAGTCCATCACTATCCAACTGAAAGCGGCCGCACATACCGAAGGTGAAGTACTAAATGCTCACTTATCTATCGCTCGTGACGATGAGTTTCAGCAAACATTGAATAGCAATCTTGTTGAAGGCCGAAGCTGCGCCGATGCAGTTATTGCTACCGCAAAGTACTTTGGTGAGATGATGAAAAACTCATCGAGCAACTACATGCGTGAGCGAGAGCTAGATATTCGAGATGTTTGCTATCAGTTATTACAGAGCATTTACGGTAATGAGCGCTTTGCGAGTCAAACCAAGCTTACTGAGCCAACGGTGTGCTTGGCTGATGACCTGACTCCAAGTCAATTCCTTGAGTTGGATAAACCACTACTTAAAGGCCTGATCCTTTCTCATGGTGGCAGCACTTCGCACACGGTAATTTTGGCACGTTCTTTTGCTATCCCAACCATTGTTGGCCTTGATGCAGCCAAGCTAGGGCAACATATTGGCAATCAAGTGATTGTCGATGGTCATCTAGGTGCGGTCGTGACTGAGATAACCGAACCTGCTGAGCGTTATTATGCTCAAGAGCAAAAAGTGAAAGAGATTGTCGCTACTCGCCAAGCCAAATTCCGTAATTTGGCTGCAACGTCAGCGGACGGCAAAGTGCTGGAAGTGGCGGCTAATATCGCTCACTCGGTTGAAGCGCCTCAAGCGTTTGCTCACGGTGCGGAAGCTGTGGGGCTATTTAGAACCGAAATGCTCTACATGGACAGAACCTCGGCACCAGATGAAGATGAACTATACAACATTTTCTGCCAAGCATGCGAAGCGGCAAACGGTAAAACTATCATCGTGCGTACCATCGATATCGGTGGTGATAAACCAGTAGATTACCTAAATATCCCTGCGGAGAATAACCCATTCTTGGGCTACCGAGCAGTGCGTATTTACCCTGAATTTATTGAGATGTTTAAGACTCAGCTGCGCGCTATCTTGCGAGCTTCTGCACATGGCAACTTAAAGATCATGATCCCGATGATTTCATCACTCGAAGAGATCTTATGGGTTAAAGACATACTAGCTGAAGTTCGTCAGGAGCTGCGAAAAAATGGTTTGCCGTTTGCTGAGAAAGTGCCACTAGGCATCATGCTAGAAGTACCATCAGTTGCCTTCATCATTGATCAGTTCTGTGAAGAAGTGGATTTCTTCTCTATCGGTTCAAATGACCTGACCCAGTACTTGATGGCTGTCGACCGTGATAACGCTAAAGTAGCGGCAAGTTACAACAGCTTAAACCCAGCTTTCCTTCGTACATTGGATCACGTCGTACGTGAAGTTCACCGTCATGGTAAGTGGGTTGGGCTTTGTGGCGAATTAGGTGCAAAAGGCTCGGTGCTACCGCTTTTGGTTGGTCTTGGACTTGATGAAATCAGTATGAGCGCACCAAGTATTGCTGCGACAAAAGAGCGTATATCTAAGCTAGATAGCCGTGAATGTCGCCAATTGCTTAACAAAGCGATGGACTGCCGAACCATTCAAGAAGTTGAACACGTGCTGGCTCAGTTCCGCATGACTCAGACTGAAGCCCCTATGGTCGCTAAAGACTGTATTACGCTCGACCGAGACTTGCGTAGCAAAGAAGAGGTGATCAAGACCCTTGCTGATAATCTATTTATCACAGGCCGTTGCCGCTACCCGAATAAGTTGGCTGATGATCTGTGGGCTCGTGAGGACGTGTTCTCTACCGGGTTAGGGTTTGGGTTCGCCATTCCTCATACTAAGAGTGAACACATTGAGCAGTCTGCAATCAGTGTTTGCCGCCTTGCTAAGCCAATTGCATGGGGTGATGAAGAAGCACAATTCATCATTATGCTGACGTTGAACAAGCATGCTGCAGGGGATCAGCACATGAAGATCTTCTCTAAATTGGCGCGCAAGATCATGCATGCAGACTTTAGAGAGCAGTTAATGAGTGCCGAAACCGATCTCCAAGTAGAAGAGCTGCTCAAGCAAGAGCTTGAATTAAGTTAA
- a CDS encoding PTS fructose transporter subunit EIIC, producing the protein MNDLISILKDTRRHLMTGVSHMIPFVVAGGILLAMSVMLYGEGAVPEEGTWLHDLFFIGVAGFQLMVPILAAYIGYSIADRSALAPSAIAAFIGANMYNTGFFGAIFAGLLGGIVVFYLKKIKVPAFARSIMPIFVIPIIGTFITAGAIVWGIGEPIGAATEALTDFLKSMQNESIVVLAIIMGCMIAFDMGGPVNKVAYAFVILCVGEGIYNVAGISSVAVAVPSIGMGLATFLNKKLYDSSEQEAGRASVLMGTMGITEGAIPFAAGDPLRVIPSIMVGTAAGAVTAALIGVESYAAWGGLIVLPVVEGRIGFIVALAVGSLVTALLVNFLKARRPVLEEPKQESDELDLDIEIG; encoded by the coding sequence ATGAACGACTTAATCTCAATCTTAAAGGACACCAGACGACACCTAATGACGGGTGTATCGCATATGATCCCATTCGTAGTAGCGGGCGGTATCCTACTTGCTATGTCCGTCATGCTTTACGGTGAAGGTGCGGTACCAGAAGAGGGAACCTGGCTTCATGACCTGTTCTTCATCGGTGTGGCTGGCTTCCAACTTATGGTTCCAATTTTGGCCGCTTACATCGGGTATTCTATCGCTGACCGCTCTGCACTTGCACCGTCCGCTATTGCCGCCTTTATTGGGGCAAACATGTATAACACTGGCTTCTTCGGTGCTATTTTCGCCGGCCTGCTGGGTGGTATCGTGGTGTTCTACCTTAAGAAAATCAAGGTACCAGCGTTTGCTCGTTCAATCATGCCAATCTTCGTTATCCCTATCATAGGTACTTTCATTACCGCTGGTGCAATCGTATGGGGTATTGGTGAGCCAATTGGTGCTGCAACTGAAGCGCTGACTGACTTCCTGAAGAGCATGCAAAACGAAAGCATCGTGGTTCTAGCTATCATCATGGGTTGTATGATCGCATTTGATATGGGTGGTCCGGTGAACAAAGTAGCTTATGCGTTCGTCATCTTATGTGTTGGTGAAGGCATCTACAATGTGGCGGGTATCTCATCGGTTGCTGTTGCTGTGCCATCTATCGGTATGGGCCTTGCCACCTTCCTTAACAAAAAGCTTTACGACTCAAGCGAGCAAGAAGCGGGTCGCGCTTCTGTCTTGATGGGCACTATGGGCATTACTGAAGGTGCGATTCCATTCGCAGCAGGTGACCCGCTACGTGTTATCCCATCCATCATGGTTGGTACCGCAGCTGGCGCAGTTACCGCAGCACTCATCGGCGTAGAAAGCTACGCAGCTTGGGGCGGCCTGATTGTACTACCTGTTGTTGAAGGCCGTATCGGATTCATTGTTGCACTTGCGGTGGGTTCACTAGTGACAGCACTGTTGGTTAACTTCCTAAAGGCACGACGCCCGGTGCTGGAAGAGCCTAAACAAGAATCTGACGAGTTAGATTTAGATATCGAAATCGGTTAA
- a CDS encoding PTS fructose-like transporter subunit IIB, whose translation MTSIVAVTACPSGVAHTYMAAEAIDAAAKAKGWECEVETQGSIGIENELSKSVIDAADVVILTKDIDIKNSERFEGKTVVRIGVSDAVKRAAAVMDKIEAHLAKATA comes from the coding sequence ATGACTAGTATCGTAGCAGTAACCGCATGCCCATCAGGTGTAGCACACACTTACATGGCAGCAGAAGCGATTGACGCAGCAGCCAAAGCAAAAGGCTGGGAATGTGAAGTAGAAACCCAAGGTTCTATCGGTATCGAAAATGAACTATCCAAAAGCGTAATTGATGCGGCTGACGTGGTCATCCTGACCAAAGACATCGACATCAAAAACAGCGAACGTTTTGAAGGTAAAACCGTAGTTCGTATCGGTGTAAGTGATGCAGTAAAACGCGCAGCAGCGGTGATGGATAAGATTGAAGCGCATTTAGCAAAAGCGACTGCGTAA
- a CDS encoding formate C-acetyltransferase: MSTPRIQRLKTALFEAEREISLERALLYTESHKTTEGEHTLIRRAKATAYVLDNVEISIRPDELIAGNRTVKARAGIASPEMDPYWIEKELDIFATRPQDKFFISEQDKEIYRNELLSYWSERSMKDFINAQIPQQVKEAVAQKIFSVNQTDKGQGHIIIDFDRLLDNGLGTLLDEMQSLSLSQPDNEFFQSVVLLLEASIRHIYRYADLAQAMAEQCDDTERKAELIKIANISTKIATSKPQDFYEASQLFWYMNIVLQYESNASSLSLGRFDQYMMPFYQRSLEAGESPAFLQELLESLWIKTNDIVLLRSSSSAKFFAGFPTGYTILLGGLSETGKSAVNPLSSLCLDAYQSVQLPQPNLGVRVNEFIDRSFLMKTAETIRLGTGIPQIFNDEVVVPAFLNRGVSLEDSRDYSVVGCVELSIPGKTYGLHDIAMFNLLKVMELTMQRNQNNPDIDFDNLVEQIRSDIKHYVKLMVEGSNICDVGHRDWAPVPLLSSFISDCVENGKDITYGGARYNFSGVQGIGIANLSDSLHALKRFVFEEQRLSFSELIDTLNANFDVPEGEKIRTRLLNKYEKYGNDIDEVDHLGSDLLRLFCKEVEQYDNPRGGKFTPGSYTVSAHVPLGAVVGATADGRLAGEQLADGGLSPMLGKDQIGPTAVLKSVSKLDNYLLSNGSLLNVKFTPATLEGQSGLSKLSDFLRAFMKLKLQHVQFNVLNAETLKKAQQKPEDYAGLVVRVAGYSAFFVELSKEIQDDIIRRTAHEL; encoded by the coding sequence ATGAGCACCCCAAGAATTCAGCGCCTGAAAACAGCCCTCTTTGAAGCCGAGCGAGAGATCTCGTTAGAGCGAGCGCTACTATATACCGAAAGTCACAAGACCACTGAAGGAGAGCACACCCTAATCCGTCGCGCCAAAGCCACGGCGTATGTGCTAGATAATGTTGAAATTTCGATTCGACCAGACGAATTGATTGCAGGTAACCGCACCGTCAAGGCTCGAGCAGGTATCGCCTCCCCAGAGATGGACCCATACTGGATTGAAAAAGAGCTCGATATCTTTGCGACTCGCCCGCAAGATAAGTTTTTCATCTCAGAGCAAGACAAAGAGATCTATCGCAATGAGCTTTTAAGCTACTGGTCTGAGCGCTCAATGAAAGACTTCATCAATGCCCAGATCCCGCAACAAGTTAAAGAAGCGGTAGCGCAGAAGATTTTCAGCGTTAACCAAACCGATAAAGGTCAAGGGCATATCATTATCGACTTCGACCGTTTACTAGATAACGGTTTAGGTACACTGCTTGATGAAATGCAAAGCCTGTCGCTTAGCCAACCAGACAACGAGTTTTTCCAGTCGGTGGTGCTGTTGCTCGAAGCATCTATCCGTCACATCTATCGCTATGCCGACCTTGCACAAGCTATGGCTGAGCAATGTGACGACACTGAGCGCAAAGCAGAATTGATCAAGATTGCGAATATTTCGACCAAGATAGCCACCAGCAAACCCCAAGACTTCTACGAAGCAAGCCAGCTATTTTGGTACATGAACATCGTATTGCAATACGAGTCCAATGCCAGTTCCCTCTCTCTTGGTCGCTTTGACCAATACATGATGCCGTTCTACCAACGTTCACTTGAAGCAGGTGAATCTCCGGCATTTTTGCAAGAGCTGCTTGAGAGCTTATGGATTAAAACCAACGACATCGTATTGCTGCGCTCATCAAGCAGCGCCAAGTTCTTTGCGGGGTTCCCTACCGGTTACACCATCTTACTTGGTGGCCTATCTGAAACAGGCAAGAGTGCCGTCAACCCACTGTCGAGTCTGTGCCTTGACGCTTACCAAAGCGTGCAACTCCCGCAGCCGAACTTAGGTGTGCGTGTCAATGAATTTATCGACCGCAGCTTCCTGATGAAAACTGCTGAAACTATCCGCCTTGGTACCGGTATTCCGCAAATCTTTAATGATGAAGTCGTTGTACCTGCCTTCCTAAACCGTGGCGTATCGCTTGAGGACTCACGTGATTACTCAGTGGTGGGCTGTGTTGAACTATCAATTCCAGGGAAAACTTACGGCCTACATGATATCGCCATGTTCAACCTCCTCAAGGTAATGGAGTTGACCATGCAGCGTAATCAAAACAACCCAGATATCGATTTCGATAACTTGGTTGAACAAATTCGCAGTGATATTAAGCACTACGTTAAGTTGATGGTGGAAGGCTCAAACATCTGTGATGTTGGCCACCGTGACTGGGCTCCCGTGCCACTACTCTCTTCCTTTATCAGTGATTGTGTTGAGAACGGTAAAGACATCACCTACGGCGGTGCTCGCTACAACTTCTCTGGCGTGCAAGGCATAGGAATAGCCAACCTGTCTGATTCACTGCATGCGCTTAAACGCTTTGTATTTGAAGAGCAACGCCTAAGTTTTTCAGAGCTTATCGATACCTTAAATGCCAACTTTGATGTACCAGAGGGCGAAAAAATCCGCACTCGTCTACTCAATAAGTACGAGAAGTACGGTAACGATATCGATGAAGTCGATCACCTTGGTTCAGATTTACTGCGTCTGTTCTGTAAGGAAGTAGAACAGTACGACAACCCACGTGGCGGCAAATTTACCCCAGGCTCTTACACCGTATCGGCTCACGTGCCATTGGGCGCTGTGGTTGGCGCTACTGCTGACGGCCGTTTGGCGGGTGAACAACTTGCTGATGGTGGCTTATCACCAATGTTGGGTAAGGATCAGATTGGTCCAACAGCAGTGCTCAAGTCTGTTAGTAAGCTCGATAATTACCTGCTTTCCAACGGCAGTCTGCTTAATGTGAAGTTCACACCAGCAACGCTAGAAGGACAATCTGGACTCAGCAAACTATCTGACTTCCTACGCGCTTTCATGAAGCTGAAACTTCAGCACGTTCAGTTCAACGTACTGAATGCAGAAACACTCAAAAAAGCGCAGCAAAAGCCTGAAGATTACGCCGGTTTGGTGGTTCGAGTGGCAGGCTACAGTGCATTCTTCGTTGAGTTATCCAAAGAGATCCAAGATGACATCATTCGCAGAACCGCACATGAGCTGTAA
- a CDS encoding [formate-C-acetyltransferase]-activating enzyme, with protein sequence MTSFAEPHMSCNSAPIEQSSSGRIFNIQRYSLHDGTGIRTVVFFKGCPLSCPWCANPESRSHRTTFLRREAKCIQCDVCEMDSEECPSGAWEQVGHDMTLEEVINEVTKDDVFFNTSNGGITLSGGEVLTQPKFAIELLTRLKALGFRTAIETSGHGNTKHLMRIGELCDEVLFDFKMMDTERAKQVIGINLPLVLENFRQLMAQGTKVLPRLPLIPGYTLDLLNTDKVLGFLSQFEIEEIHLLPFHQFGANKYQSLGMEYLLKDVKVPSKTEIEAIKNHVAAHGYKVIIGG encoded by the coding sequence ATGACATCATTCGCAGAACCGCACATGAGCTGTAACTCAGCGCCGATAGAGCAAAGCAGTAGCGGCCGGATATTTAATATCCAGCGCTACTCGCTGCACGACGGCACAGGTATTCGTACCGTCGTGTTCTTCAAAGGCTGCCCACTAAGCTGCCCTTGGTGTGCGAACCCAGAGTCTCGCTCTCACCGCACGACTTTTTTGCGCAGAGAAGCAAAATGCATTCAGTGTGATGTGTGTGAAATGGATAGCGAAGAGTGCCCAAGCGGTGCATGGGAGCAAGTGGGCCACGACATGACGCTTGAAGAAGTGATCAATGAAGTGACTAAAGACGATGTGTTCTTTAACACATCTAATGGCGGTATCACCTTGTCAGGAGGCGAAGTGCTTACCCAGCCTAAATTTGCAATCGAGCTGTTAACTAGGCTTAAGGCGCTTGGGTTTCGTACCGCGATTGAAACCTCAGGGCATGGCAATACTAAACACTTAATGCGCATTGGCGAGTTGTGTGACGAAGTGCTGTTTGACTTCAAGATGATGGATACCGAACGAGCCAAGCAGGTAATTGGCATCAACTTGCCCTTGGTGCTAGAGAACTTTCGCCAATTAATGGCGCAAGGCACCAAAGTACTGCCAAGGTTGCCACTCATCCCTGGCTACACGCTGGATCTACTCAACACAGACAAAGTGCTGGGATTTTTGAGCCAGTTTGAAATTGAAGAAATTCATCTATTGCCATTTCATCAATTCGGCGCAAACAAATACCAAAGCTTGGGAATGGAATACTTGTTAAAGGACGTCAAAGTGCCAAGCAAAACCGAAATCGAAGCGATCAAAAACCACGTAGCCGCTCATGGTTACAAGGTCATCATAGGAGGATAA
- a CDS encoding sugar nucleotide-binding protein: MAKKILITGAKGFFGTRFINRYQGEFEILGLDVEQLDITDNQAVVETFDQFKPDYVIHAAAIAVTDFCNQHPDVAHKVNVQGAINVAKACKSHGTKLVFISTEQVFNGNPEKGPYSELDQPVPDTVYGQNKLEAEKELASIIEEMWVLRFTWLFGLPERNTTINPNVVWNAQQALINGQVMNERRNEFRGLTYVHELIEQFPKIFTIPYGTYHTGAHNPASRYEIAEHILTELGQQDRLKEILVAADAPKTRDVRLDTSKLANQGVEFTESKDAITKCLKEFHFI, from the coding sequence ATGGCGAAAAAAATACTTATCACTGGAGCAAAAGGATTCTTCGGCACACGTTTTATCAACCGCTACCAAGGCGAGTTTGAGATTCTTGGGCTGGATGTTGAGCAGCTAGATATCACTGATAATCAAGCCGTGGTTGAGACGTTTGATCAGTTTAAACCGGACTATGTCATCCATGCCGCCGCCATTGCTGTGACTGATTTTTGTAATCAGCATCCCGATGTCGCACACAAGGTCAATGTGCAAGGCGCTATCAATGTCGCCAAAGCGTGTAAATCTCACGGCACCAAGTTGGTCTTTATCTCTACCGAGCAAGTGTTTAACGGTAACCCAGAAAAAGGCCCTTACAGCGAGCTAGACCAACCCGTACCAGACACTGTCTATGGTCAAAACAAGCTAGAAGCTGAGAAAGAACTGGCCTCTATCATCGAAGAAATGTGGGTATTGCGCTTCACTTGGTTATTCGGTCTTCCTGAGCGTAATACCACGATTAACCCAAATGTGGTGTGGAATGCTCAACAAGCCCTGATCAACGGCCAAGTCATGAACGAGCGCCGCAACGAATTTCGTGGCTTAACCTATGTGCATGAATTGATTGAGCAGTTCCCGAAAATCTTCACGATTCCTTATGGCACTTACCACACTGGTGCGCATAACCCAGCGAGCCGCTATGAGATTGCCGAACACATCTTGACTGAGCTAGGCCAGCAAGACCGCCTCAAGGAAATATTGGTTGCTGCTGACGCACCAAAAACACGTGATGTGCGCCTCGATACCAGCAAACTTGCCAACCAAGGGGTGGAGTTTACCGAGAGTAAAGATGCCATCACCAAGTGCTTAAAAGAATTCCACTTTATTTAA
- a CDS encoding transaldolase family protein has translation MIYMLDTADRNAIRKAVDLYPLAGVTTNPSIIAKENRPLKEILLDIRECIGEERMLHAQVMGKDAETMLEEAKALKAFDNNIIVKVPATPQGIKAMKLISAEGIRITATAILTPQQALMAAVAGAEFLAPYVNRLDNICSDGVNVAAEMAALIDTYNLDAKVLGASFKNVQQVHQLALAGAHSVTIAPDVFDQLLMHPLTDSGVAGFVSDWESVYGKDTNVLDVL, from the coding sequence ATGATTTACATGCTAGACACTGCAGATCGCAACGCTATTCGTAAAGCGGTAGACCTGTACCCACTTGCGGGCGTAACCACGAACCCATCGATCATTGCTAAAGAAAATCGCCCGCTAAAAGAAATCCTTTTAGATATTCGTGAGTGCATTGGCGAAGAGCGTATGCTGCACGCTCAAGTGATGGGTAAAGATGCTGAAACCATGCTCGAAGAAGCCAAAGCGCTGAAGGCTTTCGATAACAACATCATCGTTAAAGTCCCCGCAACGCCTCAAGGCATTAAAGCCATGAAGTTGATCAGTGCCGAAGGTATTCGTATCACTGCCACGGCCATTCTAACCCCACAACAAGCACTGATGGCTGCTGTTGCAGGTGCTGAGTTCCTTGCACCATATGTAAACCGTTTAGACAATATTTGCAGCGACGGTGTCAACGTGGCAGCAGAAATGGCGGCATTGATTGATACCTATAATCTGGATGCCAAAGTTCTAGGCGCTTCATTTAAGAATGTTCAACAAGTGCATCAACTGGCGTTGGCTGGCGCACATTCTGTCACTATTGCACCGGATGTCTTCGACCAATTACTCATGCACCCACTGACAGATTCTGGCGTGGCTGGATTTGTCAGCGACTGGGAAAGTGTTTACGGCAAAGACACGAACGTTTTAGATGTCTTGTAA
- a CDS encoding PTS fructose transporter subunit IIB: MNIVGVTACISGVAHTYMAAEALEKMCKKAGHKISVETQGALGSENQLDPNEIDQADVAVIIADINIEGEQRFEHTRVVRCSIAHFLRNDSEVMQAIEKARFSPPNSEIVL; this comes from the coding sequence ATGAATATCGTTGGAGTCACCGCCTGTATTAGCGGTGTAGCACACACCTACATGGCTGCTGAAGCACTAGAAAAGATGTGCAAGAAAGCAGGACATAAAATATCCGTTGAAACCCAAGGCGCTTTAGGTAGTGAGAATCAGCTTGACCCTAACGAAATAGACCAAGCCGATGTCGCAGTAATTATTGCTGACATCAATATTGAAGGTGAACAGCGCTTCGAGCACACACGTGTCGTCCGTTGCTCGATTGCCCATTTTCTGCGTAATGATAGTGAAGTGATGCAGGCCATCGAAAAAGCTCGTTTCTCCCCTCCTAACTCAGAGATTGTACTTTAA
- a CDS encoding AraC family transcriptional regulator yields MLDKSYLLDALEHYAKETSVISDVYFAGNLPKPPPLAYQVHFPRLEMVLIGEQEMEIGNSTGVDTRHTLKQGGVLYLPAESWNKPIWDKPVVTLSVMAGKQSFGMSLLSWDGEKYDAAIKESVLRRGPRTGTFILNAIEELLKQPDAHDTKQLLVSSLLSHIIDLMERPVETPSKSHALFEAVREHLEQNYQEPLTRESVAEHFYVSPNYLSQLFQKEGKLKFNEYLNHVRLERAKYLLIEYDMKVKEVAHRCGFKDSNYFCRVFRNQTARSPSEYRAQYLSSSVASSERD; encoded by the coding sequence ATGCTAGACAAGTCTTACCTTCTTGACGCCCTAGAACACTACGCTAAGGAAACATCTGTAATTAGCGATGTTTATTTTGCGGGCAACCTGCCCAAACCGCCTCCCTTGGCGTATCAAGTCCATTTCCCACGCTTAGAAATGGTGTTGATTGGCGAGCAAGAGATGGAAATAGGTAATAGCACAGGTGTTGACACTCGCCATACGCTCAAACAAGGGGGAGTGCTTTACTTGCCCGCAGAAAGTTGGAACAAACCAATATGGGATAAACCCGTAGTGACATTGAGTGTGATGGCGGGTAAACAGAGCTTTGGTATGAGTTTGCTGAGTTGGGATGGGGAAAAATATGACGCAGCGATTAAGGAAAGCGTGCTTCGTCGAGGACCTCGTACCGGAACCTTTATTCTGAATGCCATTGAAGAGCTGTTGAAACAACCTGATGCTCACGATACCAAGCAACTTTTGGTGAGCTCGTTACTAAGCCACATCATAGATTTGATGGAACGTCCGGTAGAAACGCCATCTAAAAGCCACGCACTGTTTGAGGCGGTGCGGGAACATTTAGAGCAAAACTATCAAGAGCCTTTGACTCGGGAGTCGGTTGCCGAGCATTTTTATGTTTCACCGAACTATTTGTCACAACTGTTCCAAAAAGAAGGCAAGCTTAAGTTCAATGAATACTTGAATCATGTGCGTTTGGAGCGAGCGAAATACCTTTTAATTGAATACGATATGAAGGTGAAAGAGGTTGCCCATCGTTGTGGCTTTAAAGACAGTAACTATTTTTGTCGGGTGTTTAGAAACCAAACCGCACGATCCCCATCGGAGTATCGTGCGCAGTATTTAAGTTCGAGTGTGGCAAGCAGTGAGAGGGATTAG
- a CDS encoding phytanoyl-CoA dioxygenase family protein — protein MSQHTQQDSQFYLNALGADIPLPDKMKHELDTLGFTVVHNVIDPDWLEEMRRTFDMLVEREGDNLAIEHHQEETVTRIANLINKGTVWEKVWAHPLALAACKHIFGGEFKISSLNGREAHPDGGHQPLHADWKKPRPDFPKVHLVNSIWAIDDLTRENGAPRIIPTTHLRPELPEEVLDDVEGPHPDEIYLECPAGSIMLFNAHTWHGGTTNYLGTRRRVLHGLYIAREDQAQQDQQKWITQHTASRLTPAQKWLLEVQ, from the coding sequence ATGTCTCAACACACCCAACAAGATAGCCAATTCTATTTGAATGCGCTCGGCGCTGATATTCCCCTCCCGGACAAGATGAAGCACGAGCTCGATACGCTTGGTTTTACCGTTGTTCACAATGTAATTGACCCTGACTGGCTTGAAGAAATGCGTCGCACATTCGACATGCTTGTCGAGCGTGAAGGTGACAACCTTGCCATCGAACACCATCAAGAAGAGACCGTGACACGCATCGCTAACTTGATCAACAAAGGCACAGTATGGGAAAAAGTGTGGGCCCATCCGCTGGCACTTGCGGCCTGCAAACACATTTTTGGAGGCGAGTTTAAGATCTCAAGCCTAAATGGACGTGAAGCGCACCCAGACGGTGGTCACCAGCCGCTGCACGCTGACTGGAAAAAGCCTCGCCCAGACTTCCCCAAGGTACATTTGGTCAACTCCATTTGGGCAATTGATGACCTGACCCGAGAAAATGGTGCACCACGTATTATTCCTACTACACACCTGCGTCCAGAACTTCCTGAAGAAGTGTTGGATGACGTAGAAGGCCCGCACCCAGACGAGATTTACCTAGAGTGCCCCGCAGGAAGCATCATGCTGTTTAATGCACACACTTGGCACGGTGGAACCACCAACTACCTTGGCACTCGCCGCCGCGTCCTGCACGGTTTGTATATCGCTCGTGAAGACCAAGCGCAGCAAGACCAACAGAAGTGGATTACGCAGCACACCGCAAGTCGCTTAACACCCGCACAAAAGTGGCTTTTAGAAGTGCAGTAA